The Malus domestica chromosome 13, GDT2T_hap1 genome includes a window with the following:
- the LOC139190827 gene encoding uncharacterized protein, whose product MEPKLSELFSYSESSLLLWKSVKDMYDSQNNSVRIFQLKKSVASLKQGDHSFVQHLGSMKSMWNELDMYRPHMTDSAMLLKKADEDKVFQLLASLGAEYKDLHSHLLMTQELPSFTNMCHAVQKEEIRRRVMNVEPKSNSKARVFTTNHKATDDRVLGKKAD is encoded by the coding sequence ATGGAGCCAAAACTGTCTGAGCTTTTCAGCTACTCAGAGTCTTCCCTTCTTCTATGGAAGTCTGTCAAAGACATGTATGACAGCCAAAACAACTCAGTTCGCATCTTTCAACTGAAGAAGAGTGTGGCTAGTTTAAAGCAAGGAGATCACtcatttgttcaacaccttggaaGTATGAAATCCATGTGGAATGAACTCGATATGTATCGTCCACACATGACTGATTCCGCTATGCTACTAAAGAAGGCTGATGAAGACAAGGTGTTTCAACTCTTAGCAAGCTTGGGAGCCGAGTATAAAGACCTACATAGTCATTTGTTAATGACTCAAGAGCTGCCCTCATTTACAAATATGTGTCATGCAGTCCAGAAAGAGGAAATTCGACGAAGAGTGATGAACGTTGAGCCCAAATCCAACTCTAAGGCTAGGGTTTTCACGACAAATCACAAAGCAACTGATGATAGGGTGCTTGGGAAGAAAGCAGATTAG